One genomic segment of Deltaproteobacteria bacterium includes these proteins:
- a CDS encoding tautomerase family protein, whose translation MPTYNVYVRANTLSDEKKKKAAQAITKSHSHSTGAPEFYVQVIFNEVLDSNRFVSGHLCNRHMWIRGDVRIGRNAEQRKRWMLEMIKDVSESIDWDINAIWIDLCGIEPDSILKYGQVFPPAGQEQEWLENLPDGAKEIIRALIDGKG comes from the coding sequence ATGCCAACTTATAATGTATACGTAAGAGCTAATACTTTGAGTGATGAGAAAAAAAAGAAGGCAGCACAAGCAATAACCAAGTCACACTCTCATTCTACAGGAGCACCTGAGTTCTATGTACAGGTTATTTTTAACGAAGTCCTCGATAGCAATCGTTTTGTAAGCGGACATCTATGTAACAGACATATGTGGATACGCGGAGATGTCAGAATTGGCAGGAATGCAGAACAGCGTAAGCGGTGGATGCTGGAAATGATTAAGGATGTGAGCGAGTCCATTGACTGGGATATAAATGCAATCTGGATTGATTTATGCGGTATTGAGCCAGACAGCATATTGAAATATGGACAGGTTTTCCCACCCGCTGGGCAGGAGCAGGAGTGGTTGGAAAATCTTCCTGATGGAGCAAAAGAAATTATAAGAGCCCTTATTGATGGCAAGGGATAG